Below is a window of Wenzhouxiangella sp. XN201 DNA.
GAACTGGCTGATGCCCTGAGAAAGAACCTCGGGCCGATTGAAGCCGGGGTTGGTAAAAGCAATCACAGGTGAGTCGAGGATGAAGAGAACCAACGAATTGATCGTGGCGCTGGCGGTAATGGCCGTCATCATCGTGGTCACCTGGGGCATCTATGCCGTCGGTGACAACATGCCCGCCGGCGTGACGCCCTTCAGCAAGGACGTCTACGAGCTGCACAATGTCATTCTGGCGGTGGTTACCGTCATCGGCGTGCTGGTGTTCACCGCGATGTTCACGTCGATCGTCGTGCACCGCAAGTCCAAGGGTCAGGAGCCGGCGCAGTTCAGCCACTCCACCGGCGCCGAGGTGGCCTGGACGGCCATCCCCGTGCTGATCCTGGTGATTATGGCCATTCCGGCCACGCGGGTGCTGATCGACATGGAAGACACTGGCAATGCCGAGATCAACATCAAGGTGACCGGCTACCAGTGGCTGTGGAAGTACGACTACATCGAGGATGATGTCAGCATCTACTCGATGCTCGATCGCGCCAGCAACCAGGCCCGCCAGATCGGCTCCGGGATCGACGTCAGGAGCGTCGAAAACTACCTGCTCGAAGTCGACAATCGCCTGGTGCTGCCGACCGACACCAAGATCCGCTTTCTCCTGACCTCCGACGACGTCATCCACTCCTGGTGGGTGCCCGCGCTGGGTTGGAAGCGCGATGCCGTTCCCGGCATGGTCAACGAGGCCTGGGCCCTGATCGAGGAAGAAGGTGTTTATCGCGGCCAGTGCGCCGAACTCTGCGGCAAGGATCACGGCTTCATGCCGATCGTCGTCGAGGCCGTCTCCCCCGAGGACTACCAGCGGTGGGTCGAAGACAGGAAGGCCCAAACGGCCGCCGGTGAAATGGAATCTGCTGAATCGGCACGGGCAACGGCAGCGCGCCGGGTGCCTGTTTCCGACGACCGCGGCTGAAGCGGACCGAGATTAGAGAGGAATCAGAAACATGAGTCACGACACGACCCTGCCCCACGACGAGCATCACGCCGAGCACCCCACTGGCCTCAAGCGCTGGGTGTTCACGACCAATCACAAGGAGATCGGCACCCTCTACCTGGTGTTTTCGCTGATCATGTTCCTGGTCGGCGGTGCCATGGCGATGATCATCCGCGCGGAACTATTCGTGCCCGGCCTGCAGCTGGTGAATCCGGAATTCTTCAACCAGATGACCACCATGCACGCGCTGGTCATGATTTTCGGCGCGGTCATGCCCTCATTCGTCGGCCTGGCCAACTGGATGGTCCCCCTGATGGTCGGTGCGCCGGACATGGCCCTGCCGCGCATGAACAACTGGTCGTTCTGGATTCTGCCGTTCGCCTTCTTCCTGCTGCTCATGACCCTGTTCCTGCCCTCGGGCGGACCGGCATCGGGCTGGACGCTGTACCCGCCACTGTCGTTGCAGGGCGGTACGAACATTGCCTTCGTGATCTTCGCCATTCACCTGATGGGCATCTCGTCGATCATGGGCGCGATCAATATCATCGTGACCATCCTCAACATGCGCGCACCGGGCATGACCCTGCTGCGCATGCCGCTGTTCGTCTGGACCTGGCTGATTACCGGCTTCCTGCTGATCGCGGTCATGCCGGTCCTGGCCGGGGCGGTGACCATGTTGCTGACTGACCGCTTCTTCGGCACCAGCTTCTTCAACGCGGCCGGCGGTGGCGATCCGGTGATGTTCCAGCATATTTTCTGGTTCTTCGGCCATCCGGAGGTCTACATCATGATCCTGCCGGCCTTCGGGATCATCTCGGAGATCCTGCCGACATTCTCGCGCAAGCCGTTGTTTGGCTACGTCTCCATGGTTTATGCAACGGCTTCGATCGCCTTCCTGTCGTTCATCGTCTGGGCGCACCACATGTTTACCGTGGGCATGCCGCTGGGCGGCAACCTGTTCTTCATGTATGCCACGATGGTGATTGCCGTGCCCACCGGCGTAAAAGTCTTCAACTGGGTGGCGACCATGTGGCGTGGTTCGATGACCTTCGAGACGCCCATGCTGTTTGCGCTCAGCTTCATCGTGCTGTTCACCATCGGCGGCTTTTCCGGCCTGATGCTGGCCATCGTGCCGGCCGACTTCCAGTATCACGACACCTATTTCGTGGTGGCGCACTTCCACTACGTGCTCGTGACCGGCTCGATTTTCGCGATCATGGCCGGGGTCTACTACTGGCTGCCGAAGTGGACGGGCTACATGTACAACGAGAAGCTCGGCAAGATCCACTTCTGGTGGTCTACCATCTCGGTCAATGTGCTGTTCTTCCCGCAGCACTACCTCGGCCTGGCCGGCATGCCGCGCCGCATTCCCGACTACGCAGTGCAGTTTGCCGAATTCAACATGATCTCGTCGATTGGCGGCTTCGCCTTCGGTCTGGCCCAACTGCTGTTTGCCTACATCGTGTGGCAGGCCACTCGCGGGGGCGAACGTGCAACCGGGCAGATCTGGGATGGCGCGCGCGGCCTCGAGTGGACCGTTCCGTCTCCGGCGCCGCTGCATACCTTCGACACGCCGCCGAAGATCGATGACAGCGTAACGGCCCATTCCGACAACCTGAGCTGAAGCGTTTGATGCGCGGCGATGACGAACGCATTCGAAACAAGCGACGGCGGGCGGTTCGCGCTGCCCTGGTGCTGGCGGCCATCGTTGCCGCCATCTATGCCGGCTTCATCGTCCGCGGCGTCATAAGCGCAGGGTGAGCGACATGCAAGACAAGGACACAAGGCGTTCCTTCGGCGGCAATGTGGCCCGGCTCGGGCTGCTGGCCGTCGTCATGTTCGGATTCGGATATGCCATGGTCCCGCTCTACGACAAGTTCTGCGAGATCACCGGATTGGGTGGCCGCACGGGTGAGCAGGTCGTCGAGAGCGAGTTGGTCGAGGGCGTCGACGAGTCCCGCAACGTGACCGTGCATTTCGACGCCAACGTCAATTCCGGACTGCCCTGGCGCTTCGAACCGCAGGAGGTCATGAAGGAGGTCCATCCGGGACGGCTCTACGAGACGACTTACCTGGCCACCAACGAGTCGGACCGGACGGTCGTCGCCCAGGCCGTGCCGAGCGTCGCGCCGGGAAAGGCTTCGCTCTACTTCAACAAGACCGAGTGTTTCTGCTTTACCGAGCAGGTACTGGCACCGGGTGAAACGCGCGAGATGCCGGTCCGGTTCATTATCGATCCGCAACTGCCGGCACGCGTCAATCTGGTCACGCTGTCCTACATCGTCTATGAAAACGAAGCGGCGACCGAACTGGCCGCCCGCCCCAACTGAACAAGAAACGATACCAGGGAACCACCATGGCACAAGGCAACTACTACGTACCGCATACCGCGAAGTGGCCCATCGTCGGATCGATCGGCCTGTTCATCATGATGCTCGGCGCCGGGAGCTGGCTCAACCAGGTCGGCACCGGCCCCTG
It encodes the following:
- the coxB gene encoding cytochrome c oxidase subunit II; this encodes MKRTNELIVALAVMAVIIVVTWGIYAVGDNMPAGVTPFSKDVYELHNVILAVVTVIGVLVFTAMFTSIVVHRKSKGQEPAQFSHSTGAEVAWTAIPVLILVIMAIPATRVLIDMEDTGNAEINIKVTGYQWLWKYDYIEDDVSIYSMLDRASNQARQIGSGIDVRSVENYLLEVDNRLVLPTDTKIRFLLTSDDVIHSWWVPALGWKRDAVPGMVNEAWALIEEEGVYRGQCAELCGKDHGFMPIVVEAVSPEDYQRWVEDRKAQTAAGEMESAESARATAARRVPVSDDRG
- the ctaD gene encoding cytochrome c oxidase subunit I produces the protein MSHDTTLPHDEHHAEHPTGLKRWVFTTNHKEIGTLYLVFSLIMFLVGGAMAMIIRAELFVPGLQLVNPEFFNQMTTMHALVMIFGAVMPSFVGLANWMVPLMVGAPDMALPRMNNWSFWILPFAFFLLLMTLFLPSGGPASGWTLYPPLSLQGGTNIAFVIFAIHLMGISSIMGAINIIVTILNMRAPGMTLLRMPLFVWTWLITGFLLIAVMPVLAGAVTMLLTDRFFGTSFFNAAGGGDPVMFQHIFWFFGHPEVYIMILPAFGIISEILPTFSRKPLFGYVSMVYATASIAFLSFIVWAHHMFTVGMPLGGNLFFMYATMVIAVPTGVKVFNWVATMWRGSMTFETPMLFALSFIVLFTIGGFSGLMLAIVPADFQYHDTYFVVAHFHYVLVTGSIFAIMAGVYYWLPKWTGYMYNEKLGKIHFWWSTISVNVLFFPQHYLGLAGMPRRIPDYAVQFAEFNMISSIGGFAFGLAQLLFAYIVWQATRGGERATGQIWDGARGLEWTVPSPAPLHTFDTPPKIDDSVTAHSDNLS
- a CDS encoding cytochrome c oxidase assembly protein, whose product is MQDKDTRRSFGGNVARLGLLAVVMFGFGYAMVPLYDKFCEITGLGGRTGEQVVESELVEGVDESRNVTVHFDANVNSGLPWRFEPQEVMKEVHPGRLYETTYLATNESDRTVVAQAVPSVAPGKASLYFNKTECFCFTEQVLAPGETREMPVRFIIDPQLPARVNLVTLSYIVYENEAATELAARPN